The following are encoded in a window of Paenibacillus polymyxa genomic DNA:
- the kdpC gene encoding potassium-transporting ATPase subunit KdpC: MSGFYRMMSGRRFAAHEKAESGGQGHNKRTGTGTVSEGQPERQEMRGSTVIGVALRTSVLMILLCGLAYPLVSTGVAQVLFPQQANGSMLRDAEGRVVGSELIGQSFADSAFFQGRVSSVDYNGAGSGSSNYAPSNPALIQRVKDSIADWQKHNPDVPVSQVPVDLITNSGSGLDPHISPQAARVQIPRISGLTGIPQDQLRALVQEQTEGRSAGVFGEPRVNVLKLNLALEAQIKVEPAKR, encoded by the coding sequence ATGAGTGGTTTTTATCGGATGATGTCTGGACGCAGATTTGCAGCGCACGAAAAAGCCGAATCTGGCGGGCAAGGTCATAACAAACGTACAGGGACCGGGACAGTGTCGGAAGGACAACCGGAGAGACAAGAGATGCGAGGAAGTACAGTTATTGGAGTGGCTTTGCGAACATCGGTGCTGATGATTCTCTTGTGTGGTTTGGCATATCCGCTAGTCAGTACAGGAGTAGCGCAGGTTCTGTTTCCGCAGCAAGCAAACGGCAGTATGCTCCGTGACGCAGAGGGACGGGTGGTCGGCTCCGAACTGATTGGGCAGTCCTTTGCCGATTCGGCGTTTTTCCAAGGTCGGGTATCGAGCGTTGATTACAATGGGGCTGGTTCAGGCTCAAGCAACTACGCGCCGTCGAATCCGGCCTTGATACAGCGAGTCAAGGACTCTATTGCGGATTGGCAGAAGCATAACCCGGATGTACCCGTCAGTCAGGTTCCGGTGGACCTGATTACGAACTCCGGCTCCGGTCTGGACCCGCACATCTCGCCACAGGCGGCACGGGTGCAAATTCCGCGCATTAGCGGCTTGACGGGTATCCCGCAGGATCAACTGAGAGCACTGGTGCAGGAGCAGACAGAAGGCCGCAGCGCCGGGGTATTCGGCGAGCCGCGTGTGAACGTGCTCAAGCTGAATCTCGCGCTTGAGGCGCAAATAAAGGTAGAGCCTGCCAAGCGTTGA
- the kdpB gene encoding potassium-transporting ATPase subunit KdpB: MKEQRKHMLDRSILKHAIKDSFIKLNPMIMMKNPVMFVVEIGTLVVLLMLLFPGYFGTGKEMGFNLAVFVILLFTLLFANFAEALAEGRGKAQAASLKKSKQDTQANKLIGNDIQVVSSTELRKGDVVIVSQGEMIPSDGEVIEGLASVDESAITGESAPVIKESGGDFCSVTGGTRVVSDRIKVRITTEPGETFIDKMISLVEGAQRQKTPNEIALNTLLISLTIIFLIVVVTLAPIARHFNIDLPVPVLISLLVCLIPTTIGGLLSAIGIAGMDRVTQFNVLAMSGKAVEASGDINTMILDKTGTITFGNRMASEFVPVEGVEKAELVKWAAISSMKDETPEGRSVLELMRKQEHTLDASLAAGGTFIEFKAETRMSGLDLADGRKVRKGAVDSVRQWIVSQNGSVPADLEEKANQVASEGGTPLAVALDDQIYGIIYLKDTVKPGMKERFDQLREMGIRTIMCTGDNPLTAATIAREAGVDDFVAESKPEDKIAVIRREQEQGKLVAMTGDGTNDAPALAQADVGLAMNSGTVAAKEAANMVDLDSDPSKIIEVVAIGKQLLMTRGALTTFSIANDVAKYFAIIPAMFMLAIPQMGALNVMGLGSPLSAILSALIFNAVIIPLLIPLAMKGVKYKPMSSDRLLGRNLLIYGLGGMVVPFVGIKAIDLLVHLWI, encoded by the coding sequence ATGAAGGAACAACGCAAACACATGCTGGACAGAAGCATCTTGAAGCATGCGATCAAGGATAGCTTTATAAAATTAAATCCGATGATTATGATGAAAAATCCTGTCATGTTCGTCGTGGAGATCGGTACATTGGTCGTGCTGCTCATGTTACTGTTTCCCGGTTATTTTGGAACTGGCAAGGAAATGGGCTTTAACCTGGCCGTGTTTGTTATTCTGTTGTTTACGTTGCTTTTTGCTAATTTTGCCGAAGCGCTCGCAGAGGGGCGGGGTAAGGCACAAGCTGCCTCTTTAAAAAAATCCAAGCAGGATACACAAGCTAACAAGCTCATCGGAAATGACATTCAGGTGGTTAGCTCAACCGAATTGCGTAAGGGGGACGTGGTTATTGTCTCCCAAGGCGAGATGATTCCAAGCGATGGTGAGGTCATTGAAGGTCTGGCTTCGGTGGATGAATCTGCAATTACGGGAGAATCGGCTCCGGTCATCAAGGAATCGGGTGGTGATTTTTGCTCGGTAACCGGCGGGACGCGGGTAGTCAGTGACCGGATTAAGGTGCGAATTACGACAGAGCCGGGCGAGACATTTATTGATAAAATGATTTCGCTCGTGGAAGGCGCACAGCGGCAAAAAACGCCGAATGAGATTGCACTGAACACTTTGTTGATTAGCTTGACGATTATTTTTCTAATTGTGGTGGTTACGCTAGCGCCGATTGCCCGTCATTTTAACATTGATTTGCCTGTTCCTGTGCTGATTTCGTTGCTAGTCTGTCTGATTCCGACTACGATTGGAGGACTGCTGTCAGCTATCGGGATTGCCGGTATGGACCGGGTCACCCAGTTTAACGTACTGGCCATGTCAGGCAAGGCGGTAGAAGCTTCTGGGGATATCAACACGATGATTCTGGATAAAACAGGTACAATCACCTTCGGGAACCGAATGGCGAGCGAATTCGTGCCTGTGGAGGGCGTGGAGAAGGCAGAGTTAGTGAAGTGGGCAGCGATTAGCTCTATGAAGGATGAGACGCCAGAGGGCCGCTCGGTTCTCGAATTGATGCGCAAACAGGAGCATACGTTGGATGCATCCTTGGCAGCAGGTGGAACCTTTATCGAATTCAAGGCGGAGACCCGGATGAGTGGTCTGGATCTGGCCGATGGACGAAAGGTACGCAAGGGCGCGGTGGATTCTGTTCGGCAATGGATCGTATCGCAAAACGGCAGTGTTCCAGCCGATCTGGAGGAAAAAGCGAATCAGGTAGCCTCTGAAGGAGGTACACCGCTGGCAGTCGCGCTGGATGATCAGATATACGGCATTATTTATTTGAAAGATACAGTGAAGCCAGGCATGAAGGAACGGTTTGATCAGCTCCGGGAAATGGGTATCCGTACGATCATGTGTACCGGAGATAATCCGCTAACAGCAGCTACAATTGCACGAGAAGCGGGTGTGGACGACTTTGTAGCTGAGAGCAAGCCGGAGGACAAAATCGCGGTTATCCGACGTGAGCAGGAACAGGGAAAGCTGGTTGCCATGACCGGAGACGGCACCAATGATGCACCTGCGCTGGCGCAAGCGGATGTCGGTCTGGCCATGAATAGCGGCACAGTCGCGGCCAAAGAAGCAGCTAATATGGTGGACCTGGATTCCGATCCGTCCAAAATTATTGAGGTGGTCGCGATCGGCAAGCAGCTGCTTATGACGCGCGGAGCATTGACAACGTTCAGCATTGCGAACGATGTTGCCAAATATTTTGCCATCATCCCGGCGATGTTCATGCTGGCCATTCCACAAATGGGCGCTTTGAACGTCATGGGGCTTGGCTCCCCGCTGTCCGCTATTTTGTCGGCGCTGATCTTTAACGCGGTTATTATTCCGCTTCTGATTCCGCTGGCCATGAAGGGCGTGAAGTATAAGCCGATGAGCTCGGATCGCCTGCTGGGACGGAATTTGCTGATTTACGGTCTGGGCGGTATGGTCGTACCGTTTGTCGGCATTAAGGCTATTGATTTGCTGGTGCATTTGTGGATTTAG
- a CDS encoding organic hydroperoxide resistance protein, producing the protein MEALYTASATVHGGRDGSVASSDGVLKHKLSTPKELGGAGGEATNPEQLFAAGYGACYESALANVARKAKVKVDNVEVTSHVSIGKDPSDGGFQLAVRLDVKIPGIERAQAEDLARQAHDFCPYSKATRGNIDVELNVI; encoded by the coding sequence ATGGAAGCATTATACACAGCATCAGCAACGGTACATGGTGGAAGAGACGGTTCAGTCGCTTCATCCGATGGAGTTTTGAAGCATAAGCTCAGCACGCCGAAGGAACTGGGTGGCGCAGGTGGAGAAGCTACGAATCCGGAGCAATTGTTTGCGGCAGGCTATGGTGCCTGCTATGAGAGCGCATTGGCTAATGTGGCCCGGAAGGCTAAGGTGAAGGTAGACAATGTTGAGGTCACCAGCCACGTATCTATCGGCAAGGACCCAAGCGATGGCGGCTTCCAGCTGGCGGTACGTCTGGATGTGAAAATACCCGGTATTGAACGCGCCCAGGCCGAAGATCTGGCACGCCAAGCGCATGATTTTTGTCCGTATTCCAAAGCAACACGCGGTAACATTGATGTCGAGCTTAATGTCATTTGA
- a CDS encoding Nramp family divalent metal transporter, whose translation MKNTKGNFAEIASLSEVNRSLSVPKDGTWFRKFLAFAGPGYMVAVGYMDPGNWATDIAGGSKFGYTLLSVILISNLMAILLQALSGKLGIATGKDLAQMCRDAYSRPVAVGLWLLCEIAIAAMDLAEVIGSAIALKLLFGLPLLYGVIITAFDVMLILLLQNKGFRALETLVIVLMATIAGCFGINLILAQPEWGGVLGGFVPDSQILTNPSMLYIAIGIMGATVMPHNLYLHSSIVQTRKFEQTSAGKREAITFATWDSSIALMFALFINAAILIVAAAVFHTAGRTDVAEISDAYYLLSPLLGTTLASILFGVALLASGQNSTVTGTLAGQIVMEGFLNLRLSPWLRRLVTRLIAIIPAVIVTAIAGEKGAEELLVLSQVILSIQLPFAIIPLLLFTSDKKIMGEFANKMWQKVLTWIVTAVIIILNVVLIIQTISG comes from the coding sequence ATGAAAAATACAAAGGGTAACTTCGCGGAAATCGCTTCACTGTCGGAAGTGAATCGTTCCTTGAGCGTCCCGAAAGACGGAACCTGGTTTCGGAAGTTTCTTGCCTTTGCTGGACCCGGCTATATGGTCGCAGTCGGCTATATGGACCCCGGCAACTGGGCCACAGACATCGCTGGCGGATCAAAATTCGGCTACACGCTGCTTAGTGTCATTCTAATCTCCAACCTGATGGCCATCCTGCTGCAAGCCTTATCCGGCAAGCTTGGCATTGCCACAGGTAAAGATTTGGCTCAAATGTGCCGTGATGCCTACAGTCGTCCTGTCGCCGTCGGCTTATGGCTCTTGTGCGAAATTGCTATTGCAGCCATGGATTTGGCCGAGGTCATCGGTTCAGCCATTGCGCTGAAGTTGCTGTTTGGTCTACCGTTACTATACGGAGTCATCATTACCGCATTTGACGTCATGCTTATTTTACTGCTGCAAAACAAAGGTTTTCGGGCATTGGAAACACTTGTCATTGTGCTGATGGCGACGATTGCCGGCTGTTTTGGGATTAATCTCATTTTGGCACAACCGGAATGGGGCGGCGTATTGGGCGGCTTTGTACCAGACTCGCAAATTTTGACGAATCCAAGCATGCTGTATATTGCCATCGGTATTATGGGCGCTACTGTAATGCCGCATAACCTGTATCTGCATTCTTCTATTGTACAAACTCGCAAATTTGAGCAGACTTCAGCAGGTAAACGGGAAGCTATTACATTTGCAACTTGGGATTCCAGTATAGCGCTGATGTTCGCTTTATTTATTAATGCCGCCATCTTGATCGTGGCAGCTGCTGTATTCCATACGGCAGGAAGAACAGATGTAGCCGAAATTAGTGATGCCTATTATCTGCTTTCGCCACTACTGGGAACCACGCTGGCAAGCATACTATTTGGGGTGGCGTTACTCGCCTCAGGTCAAAATTCAACCGTTACAGGCACTTTAGCCGGACAAATCGTGATGGAGGGCTTTTTGAATCTTCGTCTTTCACCTTGGTTGCGTCGTCTGGTGACCCGCCTCATCGCGATCATTCCAGCGGTTATCGTCACTGCTATCGCAGGTGAAAAAGGTGCGGAGGAACTCCTTGTGCTGAGCCAGGTCATCCTGTCCATCCAGCTTCCCTTTGCCATCATTCCATTACTTCTCTTTACCAGCGACAAAAAGATTATGGGTGAATTCGCAAATAAAATGTGGCAAAAAGTATTAACCTGGATCGTGACCGCTGTCATTATCATCTTGAATGTAGTGCTCATCATCCAAACGATTTCAGGTTAA